From Desulfonatronovibrio magnus:
TTGGAGGACACTTCCAGCGTATCCAGGTCCAGCTGTGATGTTATCTTTTCTGGAAGATAATAGCGGATAAAATCCCTGGCATAGACCTCCCGGCCCAGGATGTTCTTTACAAAGCTGTCGTGTGCCTTTGGTACTTTCTTGCTCATGCATTAATTTCTTAATTCTTTTTGGGAGAGTAAGCAAGTCCATATTAAAGCATATTTCGTCTGTCCCTTTTTTTTTATACTCGGGCATAGCCAGATCAAAACGACTATGCGTTATGCTCATCTTGCTGAGGAAACCCTGAAGGACGCAGTAAATGCTGTGCCGCTGGGGAAGGCAGCGTGATTTTGCGATGTGTATGGAGGCCACCCTGCTGGTACGGGGTGGCCTTCTTGTATAGTGTGGGAACGGGGAGGTCAGCTAA
This genomic window contains:
- a CDS encoding Rpn family recombination-promoting nuclease/putative transposase, producing the protein MSKKVPKAHDSFVKNILGREVYARDFIRYYLPEKITSQLDLDTLEVSSKSFVSDELKENLTDLVMSLQFKNRDLAEIYMLIEHKSNLFHLT